A region from the Candidatus Baltobacteraceae bacterium genome encodes:
- a CDS encoding DUF1003 domain-containing protein: protein MNQAAAHKPLTADQVENHPLVDDVNAMHSEQLSPIERFCKRVADATGAPAALMLAIVVQLIWIAFGTLTHWDPFPFVFLLTVSNVVQLILIFVIAVAQRQSGEHAELRAEADHDNISRLLYHQQVQEQLLLRLAEHSGLELPDLRAAVAALEHPAAP from the coding sequence ATGAATCAGGCAGCCGCGCACAAACCTTTAACCGCCGATCAAGTCGAGAACCACCCGCTCGTCGACGACGTCAACGCCATGCACAGCGAGCAGCTTTCGCCGATCGAGCGCTTCTGCAAACGGGTCGCCGATGCAACGGGCGCGCCGGCCGCACTGATGCTTGCGATCGTGGTTCAATTGATCTGGATCGCCTTCGGCACGCTCACGCATTGGGATCCGTTCCCATTCGTCTTCCTTCTTACCGTCTCCAACGTCGTGCAGCTGATCCTGATCTTCGTCATCGCCGTCGCGCAGCGCCAATCGGGCGAGCACGCCGAACTTCGCGCCGAAGCCGACCACGACAACATCTCGCGGTTGCTCTACCATCAGCAGGTTCAAGAGCAATTGCTCCTGCGGCTCGCCGAGCACAGCGGCCTCGAACTGCCCGACCTGCGCGCCGCCGTCGCCGCCCTCGAGCATCCCGCCGCGCCCTAA